A window from Actinomycetospora corticicola encodes these proteins:
- a CDS encoding dipeptidase: protein MADVPADLQAAVDAVLPDARRDLDGLVRIPSIWADPAHREDTRRSADAVATLAREAGAASVSVLSAEGGAPAVVAHWPAPEGQPTVMLYAHHDVQPTGGDELWTSAPFEPTERDGRLYGRGAADDKAGVMTHLATLRAYDGRPPVGVTLFVEGEEESGSPTLSALLAEHHDDLAADVIVIADAGNPAVDVPALTTSLRGLTNIVVEVSMLERAVHSGVYGGPAGDALTALCRLLATLHDDKGSVAVPGLVRGSSEVPGMSEEQFRGDAGVLECVDLLGTGSVEERIAQQPAIAVLGIDAPAVEGAANILVHRARAMISVRLAPGDSTESAFEAVREHLARNAPWGVGLEVSLHASGEPFALSPEGSVYDLAREALSAAFGSETVEMGMGGTIPFIAEFARTFPGATVLVTGVGDPASRWHGIDESLHLAMFRRCVLAETLLLRSLAR, encoded by the coding sequence ATGGCTGACGTTCCCGCCGATCTGCAGGCCGCCGTCGACGCGGTGCTCCCCGACGCCCGACGCGACCTCGACGGTCTCGTCCGGATCCCCAGCATCTGGGCCGACCCCGCGCACCGGGAGGACACCCGTCGCAGTGCCGACGCGGTCGCGACCCTCGCCCGCGAGGCCGGTGCCGCGTCGGTCTCGGTGCTCAGCGCCGAGGGCGGCGCACCCGCCGTCGTGGCGCACTGGCCTGCGCCCGAGGGGCAGCCGACGGTGATGCTCTACGCCCACCACGACGTCCAGCCCACCGGCGGCGACGAGCTCTGGACCAGCGCGCCCTTCGAGCCCACCGAGCGCGACGGCCGGCTCTACGGCCGCGGTGCCGCCGACGACAAGGCCGGCGTGATGACCCACCTCGCCACGCTGCGGGCCTACGACGGCCGCCCGCCGGTGGGGGTGACGCTGTTCGTGGAGGGCGAGGAGGAGTCGGGCTCGCCGACGCTGTCCGCGCTGCTCGCCGAGCACCACGACGACCTCGCCGCCGACGTCATCGTCATCGCCGACGCCGGCAACCCCGCCGTCGACGTCCCCGCCCTGACCACCTCGCTGCGCGGCCTGACCAACATCGTCGTCGAGGTGTCGATGCTCGAGCGCGCGGTGCACTCGGGGGTCTACGGCGGACCGGCCGGCGACGCGCTCACCGCGCTGTGCCGCCTGCTCGCGACCCTGCACGACGACAAGGGCTCGGTGGCCGTCCCGGGGCTGGTCCGGGGGTCCTCCGAGGTGCCCGGCATGTCGGAGGAGCAGTTCCGCGGCGACGCGGGCGTCCTCGAGTGCGTGGACCTGCTCGGCACCGGGTCGGTCGAGGAGCGGATCGCCCAGCAGCCCGCGATCGCGGTGCTCGGCATCGACGCCCCCGCCGTCGAGGGCGCCGCCAACATCCTCGTGCACCGGGCGCGGGCGATGATCAGCGTGCGCCTGGCCCCCGGCGACTCCACGGAGTCGGCGTTCGAGGCGGTGCGGGAGCACCTCGCGCGGAACGCTCCCTGGGGCGTAGGCCTCGAGGTGTCGCTGCACGCGTCCGGTGAACCGTTCGCGCTGTCGCCGGAGGGCTCGGTCTACGACCTCGCCCGCGAGGCCCTGTCCGCGGCCTTCGGGTCGGAGACGGTCGAGATGGGGATGGGCGGCACGATCCCCTTCATCGCCGAGTTCGCCCGCACCTTCCCGGGCGCGACGGTGCTGGTCACGGGCGTCGGCGACCCGGCCTCCCGCTGGCACGGCATCGACGAGAGCCTGCACCTCGCGATGTTCCGGCGCTGCGTCCTCGCCGAGACGCTGCTCCTGCGCTCGCTGGCCCGGTAG
- a CDS encoding MOSC domain-containing protein yields MTIAAIYRYPVKSMQGEALSRATLDERGVVGDRAYALLDVQTGIVASAKVPKRWDQLLRFSAAFAGEPVAGEPAPPVVITFPDGSTRRSDDPDVNQALSSVLGRDVSLITTPPDGAGFEELWPEIDDLAPQHIIDATIARQEDTGEAISRFDVAAFAPPGRFYDLAALHVITHSTLARLGELAPDSRFDPRRYRPNVVLDDTEPGFVENDWVGREMSFGDDVRVSYTFQTMRCVMTTLAQEDLPEDRDTLRTVAKHNRVDIEKKEVAGRWACAGVYADVTAGGELAVGDAHS; encoded by the coding sequence ATGACGATCGCCGCGATCTACCGCTACCCGGTCAAATCGATGCAGGGCGAGGCGCTCTCGCGCGCCACCCTCGACGAGCGCGGTGTGGTGGGCGACCGCGCCTACGCGTTGCTCGACGTGCAGACGGGCATCGTCGCGAGCGCCAAGGTGCCGAAGCGGTGGGACCAGCTGCTCCGCTTCTCCGCCGCCTTCGCGGGCGAGCCGGTGGCGGGGGAGCCGGCCCCGCCCGTCGTCATCACCTTCCCCGACGGCTCGACCCGCCGCAGCGACGATCCCGACGTCAACCAGGCCCTGTCGAGCGTGCTCGGCCGCGACGTCTCGCTGATCACGACCCCGCCCGACGGTGCGGGCTTCGAGGAGCTCTGGCCGGAGATCGACGACCTCGCCCCGCAGCACATCATCGACGCGACGATCGCGCGGCAGGAGGACACCGGCGAGGCGATCAGCCGCTTCGACGTCGCCGCCTTCGCGCCGCCCGGCCGCTTCTACGACCTCGCGGCCCTGCACGTGATCACGCACTCGACCCTCGCGCGCCTCGGCGAGCTCGCCCCGGACAGCCGCTTCGACCCGCGCCGCTACCGGCCCAACGTGGTGCTCGACGACACCGAGCCCGGGTTCGTCGAGAACGACTGGGTCGGGCGAGAGATGTCGTTCGGCGACGACGTGCGGGTGTCGTACACCTTCCAGACGATGCGGTGCGTCATGACGACCCTCGCGCAGGAGGACCTGCCCGAGGACCGCGACACGTTGCGCACGGTGGCGAAGCACAACCGCGTCGACATCGAGAAGAAGGAGGTCGCGGGGCGGTGGGCGTGTGCCGGGGTCTACGCGGACGTCACCGCCGGCGGTGAGCTCGCGGTCGGGGACGCCCATTCCTGA
- a CDS encoding Clp protease N-terminal domain-containing protein yields the protein MTSPPHVRLDDLIRSITTVHEQPLDQLSDAVLAAEHLGEVADHLIGHFVDQARRSGASWTEIGRSMGVTKQAAQKRFVPKGGSNDLDPEEGFKRFTPRARSVVVASQEEARSARSPEITPGHLTLGLLSQPEGLGARAIAAQGVTPEALRRRIVATLPEPVEEPPALIPFDAAAKKVLELTFRQALRLGHNYVGTEHLLLALLEDEDGTGVLTGLGLDKERVEAEVARLLATATGSQEL from the coding sequence ATGACCTCACCACCGCACGTCCGCCTCGACGACCTCATCCGCTCCATCACCACAGTGCACGAGCAACCGCTCGACCAGCTCTCCGACGCCGTCCTCGCCGCCGAGCACCTGGGCGAGGTGGCCGACCACCTCATCGGTCACTTCGTCGACCAGGCCCGCCGCTCGGGGGCGTCGTGGACCGAGATCGGCCGGAGCATGGGCGTCACCAAGCAGGCCGCGCAGAAACGGTTCGTGCCGAAGGGCGGGTCGAACGACCTCGACCCCGAGGAGGGGTTCAAGCGCTTCACGCCCCGCGCGCGGTCGGTCGTGGTGGCCTCGCAGGAGGAGGCCCGGTCGGCCCGCAGCCCCGAGATCACGCCCGGCCACCTGACGCTCGGGCTGCTCAGCCAGCCGGAGGGCCTCGGCGCCCGCGCGATCGCCGCCCAGGGGGTGACCCCGGAGGCGCTGCGCCGGAGGATCGTCGCCACGCTCCCCGAACCGGTCGAGGAGCCGCCCGCCCTCATCCCGTTCGACGCCGCCGCGAAGAAGGTCCTCGAGCTGACCTTCCGGCAGGCCCTGCGGCTCGGGCACAACTACGTGGGGACCGAGCACCTCCTGCTCGCCCTGCTCGAGGACGAGGACGGCACGGGTGTGCTCACCGGGCTCGGCCTCGACAAGGAGCGGGTCGAGGCGGAGGTGGCCCGGCTCCTGGCCACCGCGACCGGTAGCCAGGAGCTGTAG
- a CDS encoding TetR family transcriptional regulator, with product MTTPAGQRILDHASALFYEHGITAVGVAGIAEAAGVTKKTLYDQFGSKAALITAYLQRRHDRWWADLQERLAAKPDVDTVFDTYLVHPQFDTDLGCGFQRAAAELPRDHPGFAVIRAHKQAVRDVLQQLTDDPDRVEYLFLLLEGAVARRAVEGTPDALERARSLAGH from the coding sequence GTGACCACCCCGGCCGGGCAGCGCATCCTCGACCACGCCTCGGCGCTGTTCTACGAGCACGGGATCACGGCGGTGGGGGTCGCGGGGATCGCGGAGGCGGCCGGCGTCACGAAGAAGACGCTCTACGACCAGTTCGGATCGAAGGCCGCCCTGATCACCGCGTACCTGCAGCGCCGGCACGACCGCTGGTGGGCCGACCTGCAGGAACGCCTCGCGGCGAAGCCCGACGTGGACACGGTCTTCGACACCTACCTCGTCCACCCGCAGTTCGACACCGACCTCGGCTGCGGCTTCCAGCGGGCGGCCGCCGAGCTCCCCCGCGACCATCCCGGATTCGCCGTGATCCGGGCGCACAAGCAGGCGGTCCGCGACGTGCTCCAGCAGCTGACCGACGACCCGGACCGCGTCGAGTACCTCTTCCTCCTCCTCGAGGGTGCCGTCGCCCGGCGTGCGGTCGAGGGCACGCCGGACGCCCTCGAGCGCGCCCGGTCCCTCGCCGGGCACTGA
- a CDS encoding HAD-IA family hydrolase: MIRALTFDVVGTLIDFEAGILRCVRGFSSVPDDGSVLAAFGAAEDVQQRRTPELPFPAMLDPIGERLAADLGIPELAGSPSPLRESIASWPAFPDAAEVLGRWRDRFRLVALTNADRAAVAAWGPALGDPFHDTVTVDEVGVNKPDPRMFEAALDKLAGVGIARDEVLHVAQSQYHDIGAAHALGLRTCWVERRHGQAGTGATPAAAVTRPDLHVHSPAELDELLPSAAVLEGERAAG, translated from the coding sequence ATGATCCGAGCCCTGACCTTCGACGTCGTCGGGACGTTGATCGATTTCGAGGCGGGCATCCTGCGGTGCGTCCGCGGGTTCTCCTCCGTTCCCGACGACGGGTCGGTGCTCGCGGCTTTCGGGGCGGCCGAGGACGTGCAGCAACGTCGGACGCCGGAGCTGCCGTTCCCGGCGATGCTCGATCCCATCGGGGAGCGGCTGGCCGCGGACCTCGGGATCCCGGAGCTGGCCGGGTCGCCGTCGCCGCTGCGCGAGTCGATCGCGTCGTGGCCGGCCTTCCCCGACGCCGCGGAGGTGCTCGGCCGGTGGCGCGACCGGTTCCGGCTCGTGGCGCTGACGAACGCCGACCGCGCGGCGGTCGCGGCCTGGGGTCCGGCGCTGGGGGATCCGTTCCACGACACCGTGACCGTCGACGAGGTCGGCGTGAACAAGCCCGACCCGCGCATGTTCGAGGCAGCGCTGGACAAGCTCGCCGGGGTCGGCATCGCCCGGGACGAGGTGCTGCACGTCGCGCAGAGCCAGTACCACGACATCGGCGCCGCGCACGCGCTCGGCCTGCGGACCTGCTGGGTGGAGCGGCGGCACGGGCAGGCGGGGACCGGGGCGACCCCGGCGGCGGCCGTCACGCGGCCCGACCTGCACGTCCACTCGCCCGCCGAGCTCGACGAACTCCTACCGAGCGCGGCTGTGCTCGAGGGCGAGCGGGCGGCGGGGTAG
- a CDS encoding ankyrin repeat domain-containing protein, with the protein MDTVPAGDPIAVAAVEAIREGRVQDLQALLGEHPWLATARFGTTRESRTLLHVATDWPGHHPQVGATIAALVAAGADVDARFRGPHEETPLHWAASCDDVEAADALLDAGADIEAPGAVLGGGAPIADARGFKQWAVARRLLERGATTTLIDAATLGLDDRVADLLATEPAPSAEEIDLALWGACHGGRRGCAELLVARGADVNRVPPWSDQSPWDAATAEGAHDLAQWLHERGARSTRPDTPDGAQSRREG; encoded by the coding sequence GTGGACACCGTTCCAGCCGGCGATCCGATCGCCGTCGCAGCCGTCGAGGCGATCCGCGAGGGCCGCGTCCAGGACCTGCAGGCACTGCTCGGCGAGCACCCCTGGCTGGCCACCGCCCGGTTCGGCACCACGAGGGAGTCCCGCACGCTGCTCCACGTCGCGACCGACTGGCCCGGGCACCACCCGCAGGTCGGAGCCACCATTGCCGCGTTGGTCGCGGCCGGCGCCGACGTGGACGCCCGGTTCCGGGGACCCCACGAGGAGACGCCCCTGCACTGGGCCGCGAGCTGCGACGACGTGGAGGCGGCCGACGCGCTCCTCGACGCGGGGGCCGACATCGAGGCTCCGGGCGCGGTCCTGGGTGGCGGTGCGCCGATCGCCGATGCGCGCGGGTTCAAGCAGTGGGCGGTCGCCCGGCGCCTCCTCGAGCGAGGCGCCACGACCACCCTGATCGACGCGGCCACCCTCGGCCTCGACGACCGCGTCGCCGACCTGCTCGCCACCGAACCGGCGCCCTCCGCAGAGGAGATCGACCTGGCGTTGTGGGGCGCCTGCCACGGCGGACGTCGGGGCTGCGCCGAACTGCTCGTCGCCCGGGGGGCCGACGTCAACCGGGTGCCGCCGTGGTCCGACCAGAGCCCCTGGGACGCAGCCACCGCGGAGGGCGCCCACGACCTCGCGCAGTGGCTCCACGAGCGCGGGGCTCGGTCGACACGACCGGACACGCCTGATGGTGCGCAATCCCGCCGCGAAGGGTGA
- a CDS encoding HNH endonuclease signature motif containing protein translates to MAIDAAWDPWTGPEPLPPWEPEDPDESARRPLSDAEFEALFPWLPEPEAPFFEPDDPQDHVPCAGADEPGWAVPGVTDAPASGSEGGLSASSQAVLDEVDAATTAWRLAGARLYRAITSLRDSDVLAETRYQRLPRLLEDHVRLDPQTVTRLDRHADALHPHTTPTGATTPAQLPASAAAVDDGVIDGAHVEIIAKTMDRLRNVSELDDGVLAVAEEQLATLAATHSPRALASAAKTIADRLDPDGAAPKDDDPTGNELHLTRRRNGQVNAKLVLREPAAAALFTDAIRAATPAPATAVTADPETGLPPVADDADGRRVGVDPRVEARDSKPNRQATGLLDLISASHRAGLDHGDDEQHPGSPTASMPLPDLDDHGDTTAWPTEPATEPANTADLAAEYEDEDPGSGHDDTAEPEDVAPDHADTADSASNAAAADEETPVFGVGPPDDQPGGKADGKPNDEPPPHKPWSPPDFDAMSLPGRERVTLTVTLDYQTLRQQLTDASGALALLGDSTSIGPETARRLACDAEIIPVVLGSKGEVLDIGRKSRAATAGILRAVTLRDRHCAFPGCRRKARTTQLHHITHWAHGGQTEPDNLVCLCRYHHDLVHHAGWDVAMIDHLPWFTPPAWLDPTRTPRHNRPWTLIPRV, encoded by the coding sequence ATGGCGATCGACGCGGCGTGGGACCCCTGGACGGGGCCCGAGCCGCTGCCGCCCTGGGAACCCGAGGACCCCGACGAGTCTGCTCGCCGCCCGTTGAGCGACGCCGAGTTCGAGGCGTTGTTCCCGTGGTTGCCCGAGCCGGAGGCCCCGTTCTTCGAGCCCGACGACCCGCAGGACCACGTACCGTGCGCAGGTGCTGACGAGCCGGGGTGGGCGGTCCCGGGGGTCACCGACGCACCCGCTTCCGGCTCGGAGGGCGGCTTGTCCGCCTCCTCGCAGGCGGTGCTGGACGAGGTCGACGCCGCTACCACCGCCTGGCGGTTGGCCGGGGCCCGGCTGTACCGGGCGATCACCTCGCTGCGCGACAGCGACGTCCTGGCCGAGACCAGGTATCAGCGGCTGCCGCGGTTGTTGGAGGACCACGTCCGGCTCGACCCGCAGACCGTCACGAGGCTCGACCGGCACGCCGACGCCCTGCACCCCCACACCACCCCGACCGGCGCGACCACCCCCGCCCAACTCCCCGCCTCCGCCGCCGCCGTGGACGACGGGGTGATCGACGGGGCACACGTCGAGATCATCGCCAAGACCATGGACCGCCTCCGCAACGTCTCAGAGTTGGACGACGGCGTGCTCGCGGTGGCGGAGGAGCAGCTCGCGACGCTGGCCGCGACGCATTCGCCGCGGGCGTTGGCGTCGGCGGCGAAGACGATCGCCGACCGCCTCGACCCCGACGGCGCCGCCCCGAAGGACGACGACCCGACCGGCAACGAGCTGCACCTGACCCGGCGCCGCAACGGTCAGGTCAACGCGAAGCTGGTGCTGCGCGAGCCGGCCGCGGCGGCGTTGTTCACCGACGCCATCCGCGCCGCCACCCCCGCACCTGCCACCGCCGTCACCGCCGACCCCGAGACGGGCCTGCCACCGGTCGCCGACGACGCCGACGGTCGCCGGGTCGGGGTCGACCCGCGGGTCGAGGCCCGGGATTCGAAGCCGAACCGGCAGGCCACCGGACTGCTCGACCTGATCTCCGCCAGCCACCGGGCCGGGCTCGACCACGGCGACGACGAACAGCATCCCGGTAGCCCCACCGCCTCCATGCCGCTGCCGGACCTCGACGACCACGGCGACACCACCGCCTGGCCCACCGAACCCGCAACGGAGCCCGCGAACACCGCCGACCTTGCTGCCGAGTACGAGGACGAGGACCCGGGCAGCGGACACGACGACACCGCCGAGCCCGAGGACGTCGCCCCGGACCACGCCGACACCGCCGACAGCGCCAGCAACGCCGCCGCCGCCGATGAGGAGACGCCAGTGTTCGGCGTCGGCCCGCCCGACGACCAGCCCGGCGGCAAGGCCGACGGCAAGCCCAACGACGAACCGCCGCCGCACAAGCCGTGGAGCCCACCGGACTTCGACGCGATGTCACTACCCGGCCGGGAGCGGGTGACGCTCACCGTCACCCTGGACTACCAGACGTTGCGCCAACAGCTCACCGACGCCAGCGGAGCGTTGGCGCTGCTCGGGGACTCCACCTCAATCGGCCCCGAGACCGCCCGCCGCCTGGCCTGCGACGCCGAGATCATCCCGGTCGTCCTCGGGTCGAAGGGCGAGGTCCTCGACATCGGCCGCAAATCCCGCGCCGCCACCGCCGGGATCCTCCGCGCCGTGACCCTGCGCGACCGGCACTGCGCCTTCCCCGGCTGCCGCCGCAAAGCGCGCACCACCCAGCTCCACCACATCACCCACTGGGCCCACGGCGGACAGACCGAGCCCGACAACCTCGTCTGCCTCTGCCGGTATCACCACGACCTGGTCCACCACGCCGGATGGGACGTCGCCATGATCGACCACCTCCCGTGGTTCACCCCACCGGCCTGGCTCGACCCCACCCGAACACCCCGACACAACCGCCCCTGGACACTCATCCCCCGCGTCTGA